The following coding sequences are from one Tubulanus polymorphus chromosome 12, tnTubPoly1.2, whole genome shotgun sequence window:
- the LOC141913896 gene encoding transcription factor 12-like isoform X3 produces the protein MILPWVYSPSPDEFGQDSPGRYTSPKPGLYGEAAQYFMDGSHGGQDPWSSQQNGVPSNPHYHPQSSFTSLHHSQHEMGYHSTVSPSHDPSLMQTSGLPPMSSFRGQQMVPSSQPYQTSSPSVVNGADMISRQPAPPGGGGGGGGTSNQQTGDALGKALASIYPTEHSNSYGSNPSTPVSSPPPMSVGGPITSQWSRPNVSSQTTTSSQFESHLHSLNIMGPSKLLLDDVACLLPDAAQQSRMEERLDDAIHVLRNHAEGQLPGLPGHLQGLLPPHSNGLMSYPSHMPNSAHHLPPDERARASGAGLDHVDGGYMPPSSTADKHTEQTTDGSIKVHVEKIENHRDDNKSEKDEKPLPKTPSTPSNGSKRPRKKFQNTENSSSKFDEVCPTSLGENLQQMFRDADSLSNHSRSVTLATLSRACRSAINTMCSSEPMSDNENPDGTEPDEDESPETKAERERLRRQANNARERIRGRDINNALKELGQMIALHTPGGAVAIATSSPRQQPHQQQAQPLTKLQILQQAVAVITQLENQVRERNLNPKAACLKRREEEKSEELPGRQPQSMNPDELAQHAAMAGYDRHLLHPEYDHPDVYHESQ, from the exons ATGATTTTACCGTGG gtttattCACCGAGTCCCGATGAATTCGGACAAGATTCGCCGGGGCGTTACACGTCACCGAAACCTGGTTTATACGGAGAAGCTGCACAATATTTCATGG ATGGATCACACGGCGGCCAAGATCCGTGGTCCAGTCAACAAAATGGCGTTCCATCCAATCCACATTATCATCCCCAATCATCGTTCACTAGTTTACATCATTCACAACATGAAATG GGCTACCACTCGACAGTATCCCCCAGTCACGATCCCTCCCTAATGCAGACATCCGGTCTTCCACCTATGAGTTCTTTCCGCGGCCAGCAGATGGTGCCATCGTCTCAGCCGTACCAAACGTCGTCGCCGTCGGTGGTGAACGGCGCCGACATGATCAGTCGGCAGCCGGCACCCCCtggtggcggcggcggcggtggcGGCACGTCGAATCAGCAGACGGGCGACGCTTTAGGCAAAGCACTCGCGTCT ATATACCCTACAGAACATAGTAATAGTTATGGATCAAATCCATCCACGCCTGTTTCATCACCTCCTCCCATGTCAG TCGGAGGTCCGATTACTAGTCAATGGTCCCGCCCAAACGTATCATCTCAAACAACTACCTCTTCACAGTTCGAAAGTCATTTACATTCGCTG AACATAATGGGGCCATCAAAA TTGTTATTGGACGACGTGGCATGTTTACTTCCGGACGCCGCTCAg CAAAGTCGAATGGAAGAAAGACTGGACGACGCGATACACGTATTACGCAACCACGCAGAAGGACAGTTACCCGGTTTACCCGGTCACCTGCAAGGTCTACTACCACCACATTCCAACGGTCTGATGTCATATCCCTCGCATATG CCGAATAGTGCTCATCACCTTCCCCCTGACGAGCGGGCGCGGGCGTCAGGAGCCGGTCTAGACCACGTCGATGGCGGGTACATGCCGCCGTCGAGTACGGCCGATAAACATACCGAACAAACCACTGATGGTAGCATTAAGGTACAT GtcgaaaaaatagaaaatcatcgCGACGACAACAAGTCGGAAAAAGATGAGAAACCACTTCCAAAAACTCCTTCAACTCCTTCCAATGGTTCGAAACGACCGAG gaaaaagtttcaaaacacTGAGAACTCCAGCTCAAAGTTTGACGAGGTTTGCCCGACGTCACTAGGAGAAAATTTGCAGCAGATGTTCAG GGACGCGGACTCGCTATCAAACCATTCTAGGTCTGTAACCCTAGCAACTCTAAGTCGCGCGTGCAGGTCTGCAATTAACACTATGTGCTCTTCGGAGCCAATGTCGGATAACGAAAATCCTGATGG AACGGAACCCGACGAGGACGAATCTCCCGAAACGAAGGCCGAACGCGAGAGATTACGACGCCAGGCGAATAACGCCCGTGAAAG AATTCGCGGTCGTGACATAAACAACGCATTAAAGGAACTAGGTCAAATGATAGCCTTACATACGCCCGGCGGGGCCGTCGCCATAGCAACATCGTCGCCGCGGCAACAACCGCATCAGCAACAGGCGCAGCCGTTGACGAAACTGCAAATACTGCAGCAGGCGGTCGCCGTGATTACGCAACTCGAGAATCAAGTTCGAG AGCGAAATCTAAACCCGAAAGCAGCTTGTTTAAAACGTCGGGAGGAAGAGAAGTCAGAAGAATTGCCGGGACGACAGCCGCAGTCGATGAACCCGGATGAATTAGCTCAACACGCTGCCATGGCCG GTTACGATCGGCATTTATTGCATCCTGAATACGATCACCCAGATGTCTATCACGAGAG CCAGTAA
- the LOC141913896 gene encoding transcription factor 12-like isoform X2, whose amino-acid sequence MDYAELKPLQVYSPSPDEFGQDSPGRYTSPKPGLYGEAAQYFMDGSHGGQDPWSSQQNGVPSNPHYHPQSSFTSLHHSQHEMGYHSTVSPSHDPSLMQTSGLPPMSSFRGQQMVPSSQPYQTSSPSVVNGADMISRQPAPPGGGGGGGGTSNQQTGDALGKALASIYPTEHSNSYGSNPSTPVSSPPPMSVGGPITSQWSRPNVSSQTTTSSQFESHLHSLNIMGPSKLLLDDVACLLPDAAQQSRMEERLDDAIHVLRNHAEGQLPGLPGHLQGLLPPHSNGLMSYPSHMPNSAHHLPPDERARASGAGLDHVDGGYMPPSSTADKHTEQTTDGSIKVHVEKIENHRDDNKSEKDEKPLPKTPSTPSNGSKRPRKKFQNTENSSSKFDEVCPTSLGENLQQMFRDADSLSNHSRSVTLATLSRACRSAINTMCSSEPMSDNENPDGTEPDEDESPETKAERERLRRQANNARERIRGRDINNALKELGQMIALHTPGGAVAIATSSPRQQPHQQQAQPLTKLQILQQAVAVITQLENQVRERNLNPKAACLKRREEEKSEELPGRQPQSMNPDELAQHAAMAGYDRHLLHPEYDHPDVYHESQ is encoded by the exons ATGGACTACGCCGAACTGAAACCGTTACAG gtttattCACCGAGTCCCGATGAATTCGGACAAGATTCGCCGGGGCGTTACACGTCACCGAAACCTGGTTTATACGGAGAAGCTGCACAATATTTCATGG ATGGATCACACGGCGGCCAAGATCCGTGGTCCAGTCAACAAAATGGCGTTCCATCCAATCCACATTATCATCCCCAATCATCGTTCACTAGTTTACATCATTCACAACATGAAATG GGCTACCACTCGACAGTATCCCCCAGTCACGATCCCTCCCTAATGCAGACATCCGGTCTTCCACCTATGAGTTCTTTCCGCGGCCAGCAGATGGTGCCATCGTCTCAGCCGTACCAAACGTCGTCGCCGTCGGTGGTGAACGGCGCCGACATGATCAGTCGGCAGCCGGCACCCCCtggtggcggcggcggcggtggcGGCACGTCGAATCAGCAGACGGGCGACGCTTTAGGCAAAGCACTCGCGTCT ATATACCCTACAGAACATAGTAATAGTTATGGATCAAATCCATCCACGCCTGTTTCATCACCTCCTCCCATGTCAG TCGGAGGTCCGATTACTAGTCAATGGTCCCGCCCAAACGTATCATCTCAAACAACTACCTCTTCACAGTTCGAAAGTCATTTACATTCGCTG AACATAATGGGGCCATCAAAA TTGTTATTGGACGACGTGGCATGTTTACTTCCGGACGCCGCTCAg CAAAGTCGAATGGAAGAAAGACTGGACGACGCGATACACGTATTACGCAACCACGCAGAAGGACAGTTACCCGGTTTACCCGGTCACCTGCAAGGTCTACTACCACCACATTCCAACGGTCTGATGTCATATCCCTCGCATATG CCGAATAGTGCTCATCACCTTCCCCCTGACGAGCGGGCGCGGGCGTCAGGAGCCGGTCTAGACCACGTCGATGGCGGGTACATGCCGCCGTCGAGTACGGCCGATAAACATACCGAACAAACCACTGATGGTAGCATTAAGGTACAT GtcgaaaaaatagaaaatcatcgCGACGACAACAAGTCGGAAAAAGATGAGAAACCACTTCCAAAAACTCCTTCAACTCCTTCCAATGGTTCGAAACGACCGAG gaaaaagtttcaaaacacTGAGAACTCCAGCTCAAAGTTTGACGAGGTTTGCCCGACGTCACTAGGAGAAAATTTGCAGCAGATGTTCAG GGACGCGGACTCGCTATCAAACCATTCTAGGTCTGTAACCCTAGCAACTCTAAGTCGCGCGTGCAGGTCTGCAATTAACACTATGTGCTCTTCGGAGCCAATGTCGGATAACGAAAATCCTGATGG AACGGAACCCGACGAGGACGAATCTCCCGAAACGAAGGCCGAACGCGAGAGATTACGACGCCAGGCGAATAACGCCCGTGAAAG AATTCGCGGTCGTGACATAAACAACGCATTAAAGGAACTAGGTCAAATGATAGCCTTACATACGCCCGGCGGGGCCGTCGCCATAGCAACATCGTCGCCGCGGCAACAACCGCATCAGCAACAGGCGCAGCCGTTGACGAAACTGCAAATACTGCAGCAGGCGGTCGCCGTGATTACGCAACTCGAGAATCAAGTTCGAG AGCGAAATCTAAACCCGAAAGCAGCTTGTTTAAAACGTCGGGAGGAAGAGAAGTCAGAAGAATTGCCGGGACGACAGCCGCAGTCGATGAACCCGGATGAATTAGCTCAACACGCTGCCATGGCCG GTTACGATCGGCATTTATTGCATCCTGAATACGATCACCCAGATGTCTATCACGAGAG CCAGTAA